A portion of the Microbacterium hominis genome contains these proteins:
- a CDS encoding Ig-like domain-containing protein yields the protein MQKKRMTVAAVALAALVAPVAGVATGALAPGATGAAESEFVAVADAAEIELESAIETGDDDTGRPGKSDNGTRADGDRRGDNRSDSAPDALPDAAAGHGPADRPGPADRPGPADRPGPAGSQGAGVDADADADPETETETDAEADAETDADTTPAVDATKPVINDADFGTVRGSQTFHLSQVEENPERAYVEIQQLVDGKWAKFAGQYFLQTNDFALTVDTTALTSGAATQLKVSTWDAAGNHASRTFPVAIDNVKPVATLVTPTDGAPVAASTIDLQVDATDDQGLSRVTANIYKDGVLVRSTSSAAGGATAATHRATVALPDGEYVIRYNASDLAGNVAATGQFAFELDTTAPSLAVKDGASVVNGIYTAPPSFKLSDAGQGQVDYVVVNGVKIERTNAKWSDLNAGNYTAHQGVNVVTLFDTAGNSTTAEFTLDSVAPAITVKPGASVVNGIYTAPPSFKLSDSGIGQVDYVVVNGVKIERTNAKWSDLNAGNYRAEQGVNVVTVFDTAGNSSTIEFTLDTVAPEVVDVAQVYQEKEGGRTAVTLTFSEPIDSSALGQGWYGEGTTFTKVYYRAKDVTVAFTDLAGHAGMYAFTVQAPVAPATADQVVDAAPAAAPVEEARVEEPAAVAPVEVAPAEPAAVEQVVDAAPAAPVAEAVEDDAAIEAVVAEPEGDDVVSE from the coding sequence ATGCAGAAGAAGAGAATGACCGTGGCCGCCGTGGCGCTGGCCGCACTCGTCGCCCCCGTCGCCGGTGTCGCCACCGGCGCGCTCGCCCCCGGCGCCACGGGCGCCGCGGAGTCCGAGTTCGTGGCCGTCGCTGACGCCGCCGAGATCGAACTCGAGTCGGCGATCGAGACCGGCGACGACGACACCGGCCGGCCGGGCAAGAGCGACAACGGCACGCGGGCGGACGGCGACCGGCGCGGGGACAACCGCAGCGATTCCGCGCCCGACGCGCTGCCCGATGCCGCAGCCGGGCACGGCCCCGCAGACCGGCCCGGACCTGCTGACCGGCCCGGTCCCGCTGACCGGCCCGGTCCCGCTGGGTCGCAGGGGGCGGGTGTCGACGCCGACGCTGATGCCGATCCCGAGACCGAGACCGAGACCGACGCCGAAGCCGACGCGGAAACCGACGCCGACACGACCCCGGCGGTCGATGCGACCAAGCCGGTCATCAACGACGCCGACTTCGGCACCGTGCGCGGCTCGCAGACCTTCCACCTCTCGCAGGTGGAGGAGAACCCCGAGCGCGCTTACGTCGAGATCCAGCAGCTCGTCGACGGGAAGTGGGCCAAGTTCGCGGGGCAGTACTTCCTGCAGACCAACGACTTCGCCCTCACCGTCGACACGACCGCGCTCACGTCGGGTGCGGCGACCCAGCTGAAGGTCAGCACGTGGGATGCCGCCGGCAATCACGCCAGCCGTACCTTCCCCGTCGCCATCGACAACGTGAAGCCCGTCGCGACCCTGGTGACGCCGACCGATGGCGCGCCGGTGGCGGCATCCACCATCGACCTCCAGGTCGACGCGACCGATGACCAGGGTCTCAGCCGCGTCACCGCGAACATCTACAAGGACGGCGTCCTGGTGCGGTCGACGTCGTCGGCAGCGGGCGGGGCGACAGCGGCGACCCACCGCGCGACGGTGGCGCTGCCCGACGGCGAGTACGTCATCCGCTACAACGCGTCGGATCTTGCGGGCAATGTCGCGGCGACCGGTCAGTTCGCGTTCGAGCTCGACACCACCGCGCCGAGCCTCGCCGTCAAGGACGGAGCGTCGGTCGTCAACGGCATCTACACGGCGCCGCCGAGCTTCAAGCTCTCCGACGCCGGTCAGGGCCAGGTCGACTACGTCGTGGTCAACGGCGTGAAGATCGAGCGCACCAACGCGAAGTGGTCCGATCTGAACGCGGGCAACTACACCGCGCACCAGGGTGTGAACGTCGTCACCCTCTTCGACACGGCCGGCAACAGCACCACCGCCGAGTTCACGCTCGACTCGGTGGCTCCGGCCATCACCGTGAAGCCGGGTGCGAGCGTCGTGAACGGCATCTACACCGCGCCGCCGAGCTTCAAGCTCTCCGACTCGGGCATCGGCCAGGTCGACTACGTCGTGGTCAACGGCGTCAAGATCGAGCGCACCAACGCGAAGTGGTCCGACCTGAACGCAGGAAACTATCGCGCCGAGCAGGGTGTGAACGTGGTCACCGTCTTCGACACGGCCGGCAACAGCTCGACGATCGAGTTCACGCTCGACACCGTCGCGCCCGAGGTCGTCGATGTCGCGCAGGTGTATCAGGAGAAGGAGGGCGGACGCACCGCTGTCACCCTCACGTTCAGCGAGCCGATCGACAGTTCGGCGCTCGGCCAGGGCTGGTACGGCGAGGGCACGACCTTCACGAAGGTCTACTACCGCGCCAAGGACGTCACCGTCGCCTTCACCGACCTGGCGGGCCACGCCGGCATGTACGCGTTCACCGTGCAGGCGCCGGTCGCGCCCGCCACGGCTGACCAGGTCGTGGATGCCGCGCCCGCCGCTGCGCCTGTCGAAGAGGCGCGAGTCGAGGAGCCTGCGGCGGTCGCTCCCGTCGAGGTCGCGCCGGCTGAGCCCGCCGCGGTCGAGCAGGTCGTGGATGCCGCGCCCGCCGCGCCCGTCGCGGAGGCCGTCGAAGACGACGCGGCCATCGAGGCTGTCGTCGCCGAACCCGAGGGTGACGACGTCGTGAGCGAGTGA
- the rhaI gene encoding L-rhamnose isomerase, protein MTTLSPENLSALEGQGIELPSWAFGNSGTRFRVWTTEGTPRDPYEKIADAAKVNEYTALAPSVALHIPWDKVDSYDDLRAHAEGLGVALGTINSNTFQDEDYKFGALTHHDERIRRKAIDHHFECIDIMHATGSRDLKIWLAEGSNYPGQMDMRGRQDRLADSLQQIYARLGDEQRLVLEYKFFEPSFYHTDVPDWGTSYAQVAALGDKAMVCLDTGHHAPGTNIEFIVMQLLRLGKLGSFDFNSRFYADDDLIVGAADPFQLFRIVFEVIRGGGLNNPDVAFMLDQCHNVEDKIPGQIRSVLNVQEMTARALLVDREALDAAQAANDVLGAQAVFMDAFYTDVRPALAEWRESRGLPADPMAAYAASSYQQQIAADRVGGTQAGWGA, encoded by the coding sequence ATGACGACTCTCTCCCCCGAGAACCTCTCGGCACTCGAAGGCCAGGGCATCGAGCTCCCCTCGTGGGCGTTCGGCAACTCCGGCACGCGCTTCCGCGTGTGGACGACCGAGGGCACCCCGCGCGACCCGTACGAGAAGATCGCCGACGCCGCCAAGGTGAACGAGTACACCGCGCTCGCGCCGAGCGTGGCGCTGCACATCCCGTGGGACAAGGTCGACTCCTACGACGACCTGCGCGCGCACGCCGAGGGGCTCGGCGTCGCGCTCGGAACGATCAACTCCAACACGTTCCAGGACGAGGACTACAAGTTCGGCGCGCTCACCCACCACGACGAGCGGATCCGCCGCAAGGCCATCGACCACCACTTCGAGTGCATCGACATCATGCACGCGACCGGGTCGCGCGACCTCAAGATCTGGCTCGCCGAGGGCTCGAACTACCCCGGCCAGATGGACATGCGCGGCCGCCAGGACCGCCTCGCCGACTCGCTGCAGCAGATCTACGCACGCCTCGGCGACGAGCAGCGACTGGTGCTCGAGTACAAGTTCTTCGAGCCGTCGTTCTACCACACTGATGTTCCCGACTGGGGCACCTCGTACGCCCAGGTCGCCGCGCTCGGCGACAAGGCGATGGTGTGCCTGGACACCGGCCACCACGCGCCGGGCACCAACATCGAGTTCATCGTCATGCAGCTGCTGCGCCTCGGAAAGCTCGGCTCGTTCGACTTCAACTCGCGCTTCTACGCCGACGACGACCTCATCGTGGGCGCGGCCGACCCGTTCCAGCTGTTCCGCATCGTGTTCGAGGTGATCCGCGGCGGCGGCCTGAACAACCCCGACGTGGCGTTCATGCTCGACCAGTGCCACAACGTCGAGGACAAGATCCCCGGCCAGATCCGCTCCGTGCTCAACGTGCAGGAGATGACCGCGCGCGCCCTGCTGGTCGACCGCGAGGCACTGGATGCCGCACAGGCGGCCAACGACGTGCTGGGCGCCCAGGCCGTGTTCATGGACGCCTTCTACACCGATGTGCGCCCGGCCCTGGCCGAGTGGCGCGAGTCGCGCGGCCTTCCCGCCGACCCGATGGCCGCCTACGCGGCATCCAGCTACCAGCAGCAGATCGCGGCCGACCGCGTCGGCGGCACCCAGGCCGGCTGGGGCGCGTGA
- a CDS encoding ABC transporter substrate-binding protein, whose protein sequence is MSFMHSRRARAAAITGAALLALPLAACSGGGDAGGDGGSGDEEVTISFLFDNGEQTISMVEALTEAYTAENPNVTFDLEQRPGGGEGDNIVKTRLATGEMNDMFLYNSGSLFQALGPDQTLTPLDDQEWVGRLTEDFRRVVSTDNGVYGSPIGTSMAGAVLYNIPLYEELGLEIPETWDDFIANAEAVKDAGTAAPIAQTYGDTWTSQLFVLGDFGNVLAQDPEWADEYTANNAKYVDEPALQGFENQQAAYEADLFNEDFASALYDDGVRMVATGEAAHYPMLTFAVGVLQNVYPDNLNDVGVFALPAQDAADTTLTTWQPAGLYVPNTTEGAVLDAVKDFLAFTVSAEGCELQLNAGGANGPFVIDGCALPEDVPQLVKDMQPYFDEGRTAPALEFLSPIKGPALEQITVEVGSGIRSAEDGAALYDEDVEKQAQQLGLEGW, encoded by the coding sequence ATGAGCTTCATGCACAGCCGCCGCGCCCGCGCAGCGGCGATCACCGGCGCAGCACTGCTCGCGCTGCCCCTGGCAGCCTGCTCGGGAGGAGGAGATGCCGGCGGCGACGGCGGCTCGGGCGATGAGGAAGTCACGATCTCCTTCCTCTTCGACAACGGCGAGCAGACGATCTCGATGGTCGAGGCGCTCACCGAGGCCTACACCGCGGAGAACCCCAACGTCACCTTCGACCTCGAGCAGCGACCCGGCGGCGGCGAGGGCGACAACATCGTGAAGACGCGCCTGGCCACCGGCGAGATGAACGACATGTTCCTCTACAACTCCGGCTCGCTGTTCCAGGCCCTCGGCCCCGACCAGACCCTGACCCCGCTCGACGACCAGGAGTGGGTCGGCCGGCTCACCGAGGACTTCCGTCGCGTCGTCTCGACCGACAACGGCGTCTACGGCTCACCGATCGGCACTTCGATGGCAGGGGCCGTGCTCTACAACATCCCGCTCTACGAGGAGCTGGGACTCGAGATCCCCGAGACCTGGGACGACTTCATCGCCAACGCCGAGGCGGTCAAGGACGCGGGCACCGCGGCGCCGATCGCCCAGACCTACGGCGACACGTGGACGAGCCAGCTGTTCGTGCTCGGCGACTTCGGCAACGTGCTCGCGCAGGACCCCGAGTGGGCCGACGAGTACACCGCGAACAACGCGAAGTACGTCGACGAGCCCGCACTGCAGGGCTTCGAGAACCAGCAGGCCGCGTATGAGGCCGATCTGTTCAACGAGGACTTCGCGTCGGCGCTCTACGACGATGGCGTGCGCATGGTCGCCACCGGTGAAGCCGCGCACTACCCGATGCTGACCTTCGCGGTCGGCGTGCTGCAGAACGTGTACCCCGACAACCTCAACGACGTGGGCGTGTTCGCGCTCCCCGCACAGGATGCCGCCGACACGACGCTCACGACGTGGCAGCCGGCCGGCCTGTACGTGCCGAACACCACCGAGGGCGCCGTGCTCGATGCCGTCAAGGACTTCCTCGCCTTCACCGTGAGCGCGGAGGGCTGCGAGCTCCAGCTGAACGCCGGCGGCGCGAACGGCCCGTTCGTGATCGACGGCTGCGCCCTCCCGGAGGACGTGCCGCAGCTGGTGAAGGACATGCAGCCCTACTTCGACGAGGGACGCACCGCGCCGGCTCTCGAGTTCCTGTCCCCCATCAAGGGACCGGCCCTCGAGCAGATCACCGTCGAGGTCGGCTCCGGCATCCGCTCGGCCGAGGACGGCGCCGCGCTCTACGACGAGGACGTGGAGAAGCAGGCACAGCAGCTGGGCCTCGAGGGCTGGTGA
- a CDS encoding alpha-L-rhamnosidase codes for MSDLPQDSAADATTRVVAVTSSPSADLLGVPAGPVRLSWRVESATPGSRQLGYQLATLDDAGDLVAQPPVAGAAAIGIPAPLPLAPGERRSFAVRIATDAGWTAWSAPLAVEAGLGGEALAASVIGIPSEEAGPVPLLRREFPLAGGATRARLRVSALGLVDGWINGVKISDALLTPGWTSYQERILIDTYDVTSLLREGENVIVLAVGDGWYRGSFGFARRAGIYGDRIGAIAQLEIDGEVALVTDSFWRGGFGAVRSASLYDGTAIDLRAREDGIHHPGFDDSGWRSAEVVDTDLSLFEPRSAPPVRIVAERPMSPTVRSGGATQLDGGQNISGWVRLSVVGRAGETVTVRHAEVLEPSGDLHTAALRSAKATDTYILDRDGEHVLEPAFTFHGFRYAEVTGAQVLSATAVAISSDLAPRSSFSSSHAALDRFHENVIWSQRDNFVSVPTDCPQRDERLGWTGDAQAFAATANTLMDTRSFWGSWLRDLEIDQTDEGGVASVVPDIIRPVDMMMGGVPTENMGRAGWADAATIVPLSVYESYGEVEVLERQLDSMRRWVEHLRRRAGDGVVLPTEPFQYGDWLDPDAPGDRPWEAKVSSDYVANAFYVQSTRLLARAERIVGDDDRAAGYDALADRVAAATFDRWGEEAITTQTGAALALEFDLAPAARREEIADLLAANVRAENGRIATGFLGTPLVLFALSHNGHLDEAYLMLLRRDAPSWLYQVDRGATTVWERWDAILPDGSIHSGAMDAVAGEGHEEEENSMLSFNHYAYGAMIDWVYRNVAGLAPDLDDPGYRTVHIAPRPTDGLDHATASIQTSYGRLAIDWRVDGDAFAATLEVPFGARAVLDLPVTDASTVTVDGAPAGGSVGHGIHHLVVTAPAIARGSAAAENASSTLTGSSI; via the coding sequence ATGTCGGATCTTCCTCAGGACTCTGCCGCCGACGCGACCACGCGGGTCGTGGCGGTCACGTCATCTCCGTCCGCCGACCTCCTCGGAGTTCCCGCCGGCCCGGTCCGCCTCTCCTGGCGGGTCGAGAGCGCGACGCCCGGATCCCGTCAGCTCGGCTACCAGCTCGCGACGCTCGATGACGCCGGCGATCTCGTCGCGCAGCCTCCGGTCGCCGGTGCGGCCGCGATCGGCATCCCGGCTCCGCTGCCCCTCGCTCCCGGAGAGCGGCGCTCGTTCGCGGTGCGCATCGCGACCGACGCCGGCTGGACCGCTTGGAGCGCCCCCCTCGCGGTGGAGGCCGGCCTCGGCGGCGAAGCGCTCGCCGCGTCGGTGATCGGCATCCCGAGCGAGGAGGCGGGTCCGGTGCCGCTGCTGCGGCGCGAGTTCCCGCTCGCCGGTGGGGCGACGCGGGCACGCCTGCGGGTGAGTGCGCTCGGACTCGTCGACGGGTGGATCAACGGGGTGAAGATCTCCGATGCCCTGCTCACCCCCGGCTGGACGTCGTACCAGGAGCGCATCCTCATCGACACGTACGACGTCACGTCCCTCCTGCGCGAGGGCGAGAACGTCATCGTTCTCGCCGTCGGCGACGGCTGGTACCGCGGCAGCTTCGGATTCGCGCGTCGCGCCGGCATCTACGGCGACCGCATCGGCGCGATCGCGCAGCTCGAGATCGACGGCGAGGTCGCCCTCGTGACGGACTCGTTCTGGCGAGGCGGGTTCGGCGCGGTGCGCTCCGCATCGCTGTACGACGGGACCGCCATCGATCTGCGCGCGCGGGAGGACGGCATCCATCACCCCGGCTTCGACGACAGCGGCTGGCGCTCGGCAGAGGTCGTCGACACCGACCTGTCGCTGTTCGAGCCCCGCTCGGCGCCGCCGGTGCGCATCGTGGCCGAGCGGCCGATGTCGCCCACGGTGCGAAGCGGCGGGGCGACGCAGCTCGACGGCGGGCAGAACATCTCCGGCTGGGTGCGGCTGAGCGTCGTCGGCCGGGCGGGGGAGACGGTCACCGTCCGCCACGCCGAAGTGCTCGAGCCCAGCGGCGACCTCCACACCGCGGCGCTGCGCAGCGCCAAGGCCACCGACACCTACATCCTCGACCGCGACGGCGAGCACGTGCTCGAGCCGGCGTTCACCTTCCACGGGTTCCGGTACGCCGAGGTCACCGGCGCGCAGGTGCTCTCGGCCACGGCCGTCGCGATCTCCAGCGACCTGGCCCCGCGCAGCTCCTTCTCCTCGTCGCACGCGGCGCTGGATCGCTTCCACGAGAACGTCATCTGGTCGCAGCGCGACAACTTCGTCTCGGTGCCCACCGACTGCCCGCAGCGCGACGAGCGCCTCGGGTGGACGGGCGACGCGCAGGCCTTCGCCGCCACCGCGAACACGCTCATGGACACGCGCTCCTTCTGGGGCTCGTGGCTGCGCGACCTCGAGATCGATCAGACCGACGAGGGCGGCGTGGCCTCGGTGGTGCCCGACATCATCCGCCCGGTCGACATGATGATGGGCGGGGTGCCGACCGAGAACATGGGCCGGGCCGGGTGGGCGGATGCCGCCACCATCGTGCCCCTGTCGGTGTACGAGTCGTACGGCGAGGTCGAGGTGCTCGAGCGGCAGCTCGACAGCATGCGGCGGTGGGTCGAGCACCTGCGTCGGCGCGCGGGCGACGGCGTCGTCCTTCCCACGGAGCCGTTCCAGTACGGCGACTGGCTGGATCCGGACGCCCCGGGCGACCGCCCGTGGGAGGCGAAGGTGTCGAGCGACTACGTCGCCAACGCGTTCTACGTGCAGTCCACGCGGCTGCTGGCCCGCGCCGAGCGGATCGTCGGCGACGACGATCGCGCCGCCGGGTACGACGCGCTCGCGGATCGCGTCGCCGCGGCGACCTTCGATCGATGGGGCGAGGAGGCGATCACCACGCAGACCGGCGCGGCGCTCGCACTCGAGTTCGACCTCGCGCCCGCCGCCCGGCGCGAGGAGATCGCCGACCTCCTCGCCGCGAACGTGCGGGCCGAGAACGGCCGCATCGCGACGGGCTTCCTCGGCACGCCGCTGGTGCTGTTCGCCCTCTCGCACAACGGCCACCTCGACGAGGCCTACCTGATGCTGCTGCGCCGCGACGCTCCGTCGTGGCTGTACCAGGTCGATCGCGGCGCGACGACGGTGTGGGAGCGGTGGGACGCGATCCTCCCCGACGGCTCGATCCACTCCGGGGCGATGGATGCCGTCGCCGGCGAAGGCCACGAGGAGGAGGAGAACAGCATGCTCTCCTTCAACCACTACGCGTACGGCGCGATGATCGACTGGGTCTACCGCAACGTCGCCGGCCTCGCGCCCGACCTCGACGACCCCGGCTACCGGACGGTGCACATCGCCCCACGGCCCACCGACGGTCTCGACCACGCGACGGCTTCGATCCAGACGTCGTACGGGCGGCTGGCGATCGACTGGCGGGTCGACGGCGACGCGTTCGCCGCGACGCTCGAGGTGCCCTTCGGTGCTCGGGCGGTGCTCGACCTGCCGGTCACCGATGCCTCGACCGTCACCGTGGACGGCGCTCCCGCGGGCGGAAGCGTCGGGCACGGCATCCACCATCTGGTCGTCACCGCGCCGGCGATCGCCCGCGGTTCCGCCGCGGCGGAGAACGCTTCCTCTACACTCACGGGAAGTTCGATCTGA
- a CDS encoding carbohydrate ABC transporter permease — MSETRTIVTAGAGRSAKIPRRRPLTWRGKLQRYGLGGIAIVASIVVFILPFLFILFTAAKSRQEASLLQFTPPTEWFIVENFLAVLETRDYMVVRAFGNSLALTIFSVAIMVILGAAVGYVLQRRQSRWNTLVMLLVLAGLIIPPAVVPTVWVMQSLELYGTLIGLILIEVAFGLSFTVLLVRAFVASIPRELDEAAIIDGAGPLRLFFQVVFPLLRGVLVTIVVVQSVAVFNTFVNALYFLPGEPTLQLTLYNFQSQSGNQWNLLFMNILIITIPPLLMYIFFNRQIVAGMTSGAVKG, encoded by the coding sequence ATGAGCGAGACGCGCACCATCGTCACCGCCGGCGCCGGCAGGAGCGCGAAGATCCCGCGGCGGCGCCCGCTCACGTGGCGTGGAAAACTGCAGCGCTACGGCCTGGGCGGGATCGCGATCGTCGCCTCGATCGTCGTGTTCATCCTGCCGTTCCTGTTCATCCTCTTCACCGCGGCGAAGTCGCGGCAGGAGGCGTCGCTGCTGCAGTTCACCCCGCCGACCGAGTGGTTCATCGTCGAGAACTTCCTCGCCGTGCTCGAGACCCGCGACTACATGGTGGTGCGCGCGTTCGGGAACTCGCTCGCGCTGACCATCTTCAGCGTCGCCATCATGGTGATCCTGGGTGCGGCGGTCGGCTACGTGCTGCAGCGGCGCCAGTCCCGCTGGAACACGCTCGTGATGCTGCTCGTGCTCGCGGGCCTGATCATCCCGCCCGCCGTCGTCCCGACGGTGTGGGTGATGCAGTCCCTCGAGCTCTACGGCACCCTGATCGGCCTCATCCTCATCGAGGTGGCGTTCGGGCTGTCGTTCACCGTGCTGCTGGTGCGCGCGTTCGTGGCATCCATTCCCCGGGAGCTCGACGAGGCGGCCATCATCGACGGCGCGGGCCCCCTGCGCCTGTTCTTCCAGGTCGTGTTCCCGCTGCTGCGCGGGGTGCTCGTCACGATCGTCGTCGTGCAGTCGGTCGCGGTGTTCAACACCTTCGTGAACGCGCTCTACTTCCTGCCCGGTGAGCCGACGCTGCAGCTGACGCTCTACAACTTCCAGTCGCAGTCGGGCAACCAGTGGAACCTGCTGTTCATGAACATCCTGATCATCACGATCCCGCCGCTGCTCATGTACATCTTCTTCAACCGGCAGATCGTCGCGGGCATGACCAGCGGGGCCGTCAAGGGCTGA
- a CDS encoding LacI family DNA-binding transcriptional regulator, which produces MSVSVRDVALAASVSVGTVSNVLNRPEKVAPATVERVHEAIEKLGFVRNDAARQLRAGRSRSIGLVVLDVGNPFFAEVARGAEERAAENGMTVLLGNSDERQDRESRYLDLFREQRVNGVLVTPTTEDLGHLERLREGGVPVILVDREVDDDGFASVAVDDVEGGHLAASHLLETGKRRIAFVAGPLGIRQVRDRLEGARRAVAAVPDATLEVVEMPALTVLHGRTAGDGLLARPPAERPDAVFAANDLLAVGVLQALSLLGDVRVPQDIALIGYDDIDFASATVVPLSSIRQPAHLIGYSAVDLLLKEIGEAAEPHERAIRFRPELVVRESTRG; this is translated from the coding sequence ATGTCGGTGAGCGTGCGGGATGTCGCGCTGGCGGCATCCGTGTCGGTGGGGACCGTCTCGAACGTGCTGAACCGGCCCGAGAAAGTGGCTCCGGCGACGGTGGAGCGCGTGCACGAGGCGATCGAGAAGCTCGGCTTCGTGCGCAACGACGCCGCGCGTCAGCTGCGCGCCGGGCGCAGCCGCAGCATCGGACTCGTCGTGCTCGACGTCGGCAACCCGTTCTTCGCCGAGGTCGCGCGCGGCGCCGAGGAGCGCGCCGCCGAGAACGGCATGACGGTGTTGCTCGGCAACAGCGACGAACGGCAGGATCGCGAGAGCCGCTACCTCGACCTGTTCCGCGAGCAGCGGGTCAACGGCGTTCTCGTGACGCCGACGACCGAGGATCTCGGCCATCTCGAGCGGCTGCGCGAGGGAGGCGTGCCGGTGATCCTCGTGGACCGCGAGGTCGACGACGACGGGTTCGCCTCCGTGGCCGTCGACGACGTCGAAGGCGGCCACCTGGCGGCATCCCACCTGCTCGAGACAGGCAAGCGGCGGATCGCGTTCGTGGCCGGGCCCCTGGGCATCCGGCAGGTGCGCGATCGGCTCGAAGGCGCCCGCCGCGCCGTCGCCGCGGTTCCGGATGCCACCCTCGAGGTCGTCGAGATGCCGGCGCTCACCGTGCTGCACGGACGGACGGCGGGCGACGGCCTGCTGGCGCGGCCACCCGCCGAGCGCCCCGACGCCGTCTTCGCGGCCAACGACCTGCTGGCCGTCGGCGTGCTCCAGGCGCTGTCGCTGCTGGGCGATGTGCGCGTGCCGCAGGACATCGCCCTGATCGGCTACGACGACATCGACTTCGCGTCGGCCACCGTCGTGCCGCTGAGCTCGATCCGCCAGCCGGCGCACCTCATCGGGTACTCCGCCGTCGATCTGCTGCTCAAGGAGATCGGCGAGGCGGCCGAGCCGCACGAGCGGGCGATCCGGTTCCGTCCGGAGCTCGTCGTGCGCGAGTCGACCCGTGGATGA
- a CDS encoding carbohydrate ABC transporter permease, which translates to MTATATPPTTVSPQPPQRDRARRPKRKSPYPLWFYIPAGIIFTALFLVPTISSFYFSLTRWSIFDVQFIGFDNYVQFFREPALVQGFLNTFFFGFVTSALKVVLGLLLGVLLTSTIIGRGYLRSVVFFPVLVSVIGVGFTFKVLMDPFDGAINEALSWFGIDGPGWLTDPSWALFSVALVDVWRGVGLATLIYIAGIVGIPAEYYEAARVDGANAWHSFRHITLPLAWPATSTVILLSLIGGLRSFDLIWAMTRGGPGFTSDVIASVIYKQYQAGFYGLSTAGNVILFLVVTAIVVPLSIWMRRREVEA; encoded by the coding sequence ATGACCGCGACAGCCACGCCACCGACCACCGTCAGCCCCCAACCACCACAGCGCGACCGGGCCCGCAGACCGAAGCGGAAGAGCCCGTACCCGCTCTGGTTCTACATTCCCGCGGGGATCATCTTCACGGCGCTCTTCCTGGTGCCCACGATCTCCTCCTTCTACTTCAGCCTCACCCGCTGGTCGATCTTCGACGTGCAGTTCATCGGGTTCGACAACTACGTGCAGTTCTTCCGGGAGCCCGCCCTCGTGCAGGGCTTCCTCAACACCTTCTTCTTCGGCTTCGTCACGTCGGCGCTGAAGGTGGTGCTCGGCCTTCTGCTCGGGGTGCTGCTCACCTCGACGATCATCGGCCGGGGTTACCTGCGCTCGGTCGTCTTCTTTCCCGTGCTCGTCTCGGTCATCGGCGTCGGCTTCACGTTCAAGGTGCTGATGGACCCGTTCGACGGCGCCATCAACGAGGCCCTCTCCTGGTTCGGCATCGACGGTCCCGGGTGGCTCACCGACCCGTCCTGGGCGCTGTTCTCGGTCGCGCTCGTGGACGTCTGGCGCGGCGTGGGTCTCGCGACCCTCATCTACATCGCCGGCATCGTCGGCATCCCGGCCGAGTACTACGAAGCCGCGCGCGTCGACGGTGCGAACGCCTGGCACAGTTTCCGCCACATCACCCTGCCGCTGGCCTGGCCGGCGACCTCGACCGTGATCCTGCTGTCGCTCATCGGCGGCCTCCGCTCGTTCGACCTCATCTGGGCGATGACCCGCGGCGGGCCCGGGTTCACCAGCGACGTGATCGCATCGGTGATCTACAAGCAGTACCAAGCAGGTTTCTACGGACTCTCGACGGCAGGCAACGTGATCCTCTTCCTCGTGGTGACCGCGATCGTGGTCCCCCTCTCCATCTGGATGCGACGCCGGGAGGTGGAAGCATGA
- a CDS encoding L-rhamnose mutarotase translates to MTSTAAPTRVCFQLQVEPDLLDEYIARHTPVWPEMLEEIAASGRRNYSLFLGEGGRLIGYYETDDDAAAQAYLAASPIAAKWEAEMARFFVGLAGRPDQAATPLTEVFNLSAQLDAARAATTTEESTAS, encoded by the coding sequence ATGACGAGCACCGCCGCACCGACGCGGGTCTGCTTCCAGCTGCAGGTCGAGCCCGATCTGCTCGACGAGTACATCGCCCGCCACACGCCGGTCTGGCCGGAGATGCTCGAGGAGATCGCCGCCTCCGGGCGTCGCAACTACTCGCTGTTCCTCGGCGAGGGCGGCCGGCTCATCGGCTACTACGAGACCGACGACGATGCCGCCGCGCAGGCGTATCTCGCGGCATCCCCCATCGCGGCCAAGTGGGAAGCCGAGATGGCCCGCTTCTTCGTCGGCCTCGCGGGCCGCCCCGACCAGGCGGCGACGCCGCTCACCGAAGTCTTCAACCTCTCCGCCCAGCTCGACGCCGCGCGGGCAGCCACCACCACCGAAGAAAGCACCGCATCATGA